The region ATTCCTGCATAGTAGGTCTTATCAAGTTGGAAGATTATATCCTGATTAAAAAATTTAAGTTTACTGTCTACACCTGCATTGGCAAAGGGAATCCACATAGAAATCTTTGCTGCAAGGGTTTGATAATTTTTTAGGGCAAAGGCTCCTGCCACAAGTATAGCCAGGCTGTAAAATAGCTGAAGGTACAAGCCCCTCAAATACCCCACATAAAAGGCCCAAGCCAAAAGTATCATAATTATAATTGAAATCATAGTATACTCATTTCCTATAGTTTAAGTGACCAGCACTTCTAGTCCATTATATCGCAAAACTTGTTTTTTTTAAACTTTTGTTAATTTATGATAAAATTAAGACCATGAATATAGTTATCAAATCAAATCCTAAGGAAATAAGTGCTATCAAGGATCACTATAAAAAGTATCTTGTCCCCCCAAAAAATCCCTATGTTAGCTTTATGGCCAAGATGCCAGGGCTTGTAGTTACAGCTTACACATCCCATAAGCTTATGTTCCAAGGTAGTCTGGCAGACCAGGCTGTCACATCCCTTGGCCTTCACAAGACAACAGGAGCTAAGGCAGTAAAATCAAGTGGAGGAGCTGTTCGGCCTAAGTCTAACACCCAAGCTCACAGTCAGGCCAATATAATTGGAACAGACGAGGTTGGTAACGGGAGCTACTTTGGTGGCCTTGCTGTTGTGGCAAGCTATGTGGCTGAAAGGGATGTTCCTGAGCTTAAAAGGCTTGGAGTTGATGACTCTAAAAACCTTAAGGACCAGCAGATTTTAAGGCTTGCTCCCATCCTTGAGGGCATGCTCAAACACACATCCATCCTGCTAAGTCCAAGCAAGTACAACCAAGCCATTGATGCAGGTTATAATGCTGTAAGCATCAAGGTCCACCTGCACAATCAGGCCATCTTCCTTCTGGAGAAGAAACTAGCTGATGATGACCACATCAACCAACTGGTGATTGATGCCTTTACCACCCCCAACAACTACCAAAAATATGCTAGAAAGGAAAGAAATCATCCCCAGACCGAGCCCAGCCTTATTCAAAAGGCCGAGGGCCAATTCCTAGCTGTTGCTGCAAGTTCTA is a window of Streptococcaceae bacterium ESL0729 DNA encoding:
- the rnhC gene encoding ribonuclease HIII, producing the protein MNIVIKSNPKEISAIKDHYKKYLVPPKNPYVSFMAKMPGLVVTAYTSHKLMFQGSLADQAVTSLGLHKTTGAKAVKSSGGAVRPKSNTQAHSQANIIGTDEVGNGSYFGGLAVVASYVAERDVPELKRLGVDDSKNLKDQQILRLAPILEGMLKHTSILLSPSKYNQAIDAGYNAVSIKVHLHNQAIFLLEKKLADDDHINQLVIDAFTTPNNYQKYARKERNHPQTEPSLIQKAEGQFLAVAASSIIARSLFLKNLRDLSDDLSLGLPSGAGSKSDLVAAQIITQKGMATLEKTAKMHFKNTEKAKKLAGLK